Part of the Candidatus Purcelliella pentastirinorum genome is shown below.
CTGTAAATCTGCCGTCATTGACTTCGAAGGTTCGAATCCTTCCCCCACCAATTTGTACATAAATATTTCTTATAATGCGAGTATCGTATAACGGCTATTACCTTAGCCTTCCAAGCTAATGATACGGGTTCAATTCCCGTTACTCGCTCATTTTTTATAGATTTATTATTGTGATTGTTATAATTTTATAATATTTTTTATTGTAATAATTATCAAGAATTTAAATATAATATTATTTACTTAATATTAATATAATTTTTGTATTATTTTTGATTAGGAATATTTTATGAATGTTAAATTAGGAGTAAAAAAAAAAAAAAGAATATTAGAATATATTAAATGGTTTTCTATATTTTTATTAATTTTTTTCTTAATTATAGAGAATTATTTTTTCAACGTACATATTTGGTATGTACGTATTTTATTTTTGTTATTTACAATTTTTATGTTAAGTTTATTATTTATTTGTACTGATAAGGGTAAAAGAGCTATTTCTTTTTTTTACGAATCTAAGTTAGAAATGTATAAAGTTGTTTGGCCTACATTAAAGAAAACTTTTTATACAACATTGATTGTTTTAGTAGTAACTTTATTACTTTCTTTAATTTTATGGTGTTTAGATACTATTTTTATTTATTTTGTTTCTTTTTTTACTAGATTGAGATTTTAAAATGTTAGATAATTTTAAAAAACGATGGTATGTTGTTCAAGTATATTCTGGTTTTGAATCCCGGGCGGTTGATGCTTTGAAGAAACATATAAAAATGTATAAAATGGAAAATTTATTTAGTAAAATTTTAGTTCCTACGGAAGAAGTTGTAGAAATTAGAGGAGGTCATCGTCGAAAAAGTGAACGTAGATTTTTTCCGGGATATGTTTTGGTTAAGATGTCAATGACTAATGAAAGTTGGCATTTAGTTAAAGGAGTTCCTCGTATTATGGGGTTTATAGGTGGTACTTCTGATTCACCATCACCAATTAGTGACAAAGAAGTTATTCTTATTTTTGATAAACTTAAACAAATAGGTGATAAACCTAGACCTAAAGTTTTATTTGAAATTGGTGAACTTGTTAGAATTAATGATGGTCCATTTATAGATTTTAATGGTATTGTAGAGAAAGTTGATTATGATAAAAGCCGTTTAACTGTATCAGTCTCTATTTTTGGGAGATCTACTCCTGTAGAATTAGATTTTAATAAAGTTGAAAAGGATAATTATAAATAATTTTTTAATTTTATATTTAAATTTGGAATTTATTATATGGTAAAGAAAATTAAGATATTTATTAAGTTACAAGTACCAGCTGGTAGTGCTACACCAGCTCCTCCTGTCGGCCCTTCTTTAGGACAACATGGTATTAATATAATGGAGTTTTGTAATGATTTTAATAATAGAACTATAAATATTGAAAAAGGTGTTCCTATACCTGTAATTATTACAGTATATGTTGATCGATCTTTTACCTTTATAATAAAGAGTCCACCTGTATCTGTATTAATTAAAAAAGCTATTAATATTAAATTAGGTTCTAGTAATTGTAAAAATAATAAGGTTGGTAAAATTACGATTAATCAACTGGAAGATATTGCTAATATTAAAAGATTAGATATGACAGGTTCAGATATTAATAAATTGATTTCATCCATTAAAGGTACTGCCATTTCTATGGGTGTAGATATAGAGGAATAAATAAAGTTATGATAATTATTTCTAAGCGAAGAAAATATATGTTAAAGGATAATTTTTTAAAATTTAAATTACATAGTTTTGATAAAGTAATTATATCTATTCAGAAATATCAGAGTTTGAATTTTATTGAAAGTGTAGATGTTTCCGTTAATTTAGGTATTAATATTAATAAACCCGATCAACATGTTAGTGGTATGGTTGTTTTACCTTATGGTACAGGTAGAAATGTCAAAATTATTGTTTTTACTAAAGATATTGACAATTTATTATTAAAAGAATTAAGTGTTGATATGATTGGTATGGAAGATTTAGTATATAAAATTAAAAATGGTTTTAAGGATTTTAATTTAGTTATTGCAACACCTGAATCTATGTCTATGGTAGGTACATTAGGTAGTATTTTAGGTCCTAAAGGATTGATGCCTAATCCTAAGTTAGGTACTGTTACCAATAATATTGTCAAAGCTGTTAAGGATGCAAAATCTGGTCAGATACGTTTTTGTAATGATAAAAATGGTATCATTCATTCTATGATTGGTAAGGTAAATTTTGATGTATTTAAAATAAAGGAAAATTTAAGAATATTTTTACTTTCCTTAATAAAATTTAAACCTATTTCTTTTAAAGGTCTATATATAAAAAAAATTACTATTTCTAGTACAATGGGTTTAGGTTATCCGATTAAGTATAATGATTTTTTATCTTAAAATAAAATTATTGTTTTATATTTTTTGAATAATTGTTAATATAATTTATTTTATTATTGTAATTTTAATTAAATAATAGTAAAATCATCTATTAGTTTGTCATATTAAAATATTATTGTTCATGTGGATATATTATGCGGTTAAGTATTTTTGATAAAAAATCAATAATTTTGGAAATAAAAAAAATAATTGATTGTTCTTTATCCATAGTAGTTGCAGATATATCTGGTATTAAGGTTAATGTTATGACTTATTGGCGTAAATTAGCTCGTGAAAATAATATTTATTTACGTGTTTTACGTAATAATTTATTATTTAGAATCGTACAGGGTACAAAATATGAATGTCTAAAAAAAAAATTTATTGGACCTACTATTGTTGCTTTTTCTTTAAAGTGCCCTTTAGATTCAATTAAGTTGTTTAAGAAATTTTTAGATGAAGAAAAGAAATTGAAAATAAAATGTTTATTTTATGATGATAAGTATTTACCTTCAAAAGAAATTTATAGTTTATCTAAATTTCCTTCATACAATGAAGCTATTATATTAATTTTATTTATTTTAAAAGAAATTAGTATTTTTAGTTTTATTAAGGTTTTATTAAATATTTATTATGTTAAAAATAATAATATTAATTAATTTTATTTTTAGATTTTAAATATTAATATTTTATTTTTAAATATATTAGTTTTTTTAGGGTTTTATAAATTTTGGAATTTTAAATTATGTCTATTAATCAAGATCAAATTATAGATGCAGTATCTAAAATGTCTGTAATGGATATTATGAAATTAGTTTCAGCTATGGAAAAAAAATTTGGTGTTTCTTCTTCTTCATTAGTTGCTAATAAAGATACTCAATTAATTAAACAAGTTGAAGTTGAGGAAAAAACTGAATTTGATATTTATTTAAAAGATTTTGGTAGTAATAAAATTTCCGTGATAAAAGCTATTCGTAGTACCATAAGTTTGGGATTAAAAGAAGCTAAGGATTTGGTGGAATCAGCTCCAGTTCTTATAAAAGGATCTATTTCTAAAATTGAAGTAGATAAAATTAAAGATATATTAGAAAAGGCTGGTGCTCAAATAGAAATTAAATAAGTTATTGATTTGTATTAATTATATTTTATTTTTAGATTTTTAATTTAATATATTAGAATTTTTATATTTAATTAGTTTATATTAGTTATTTTTTTATTGGTGATTACATGGTATATTCTTATACCGAAAAAAAAAGAATTCGTAAAAGTTTTGGTAAACGACCACAAGTTTTAAATATACCTAATTTACTTTCTATACAACTTGATTCTTTTGATAAATTTATTAAACAAGATTTAACAGGTAAATATGGTTTAGAGTCTTCTTTTCGTTCTATTTTTCCTATAAAAAGTTATGATAATAATGTTGAGTTACAATATATAACTTATAGTTTAGGTGAACCAGGTTTTGATGTTCAAGAATGTAAAATAAGAGGAGTAACATATTCTTCCCCTTTACGTGTTAAATTACGTTTATTATTATATGTGTTTGAAAATTCAAAAAAGATATTAAAAAGTGATAAAGAACAAGAAGTATATATGGGAGAAATACCATTAATGACATTTAATGGTACTTTTATAGTTAATGGTACTGAAAGAGTGGTTGTTTCTCAATTACATCGTAGTCCTGGTGTATTTTTTGATAGTGATAAGGGGAAAACTCATTCTTCTGGTAAAGTTTTATATCATGCACGTATTATTCCATACAGAGGATCTTGGTTAGATTTTGAATTTGATCCAAAGGATAATTTATTTGTTCGTATTGATCGTAGACGTAAATTACCTGTGACTATTATACTTAGAGCTATGGGTTATTCTGTTGAAGATATTTTGGGTATATTTTTTGATAGTGTTATATATAAGTTAAATAATAATGGTACATTTAGAATGGAATTGATTCCTTCTCGTTTAAGAGGTGAGATAGTTTGTTTTGATGTTATTGTTAATAATTTTTTATATGTTGAAAAAGGTCGTAGAATATCTGCTAAACATATTAATAAATTAATTAGTGATAATATTAAATATATTGATGTACCTTTTGATTATTTGATAGGTAAAGTATTGATTAAAAATCATTATAGTTTTATTACTGGTGAATTAATATTATCTGCTAATGATAAGTTGACATTAAATAATCTAAATAAATTGAAAGAATCTAATTGTTTTTCAATTCATACTATTTTTACTAATGATTTAGATCATGGTTCTTATATTTCTGAAACTATACGTATTGATCCTACTATTGATAATTTAACTGCATTATTAGAAATTTATAGAATGATGAGACCAGGTGAACCACCAACACGTGAAACAGCGGAAATTTTATTTGAAAATTTATTTTTTTCTGAAGAACGTTATGATCTTTCATCAGTCGGTAGAATGAAATTTAATCGTTCTTTAAGGCGTAATGTTGTAAATGGTAGTAGTATTTTAGATAAAAGTGATATTGTAGATGTGATTAAGAAATTGATTGCTATTAGAAATGGTAAAGGTGAAATTGATGATATAGATCATTTAGGTAATAGGCGTGTTAGATCTGTAGGTGAAATGATAGAAAATCAATTTCGTATAGGTTTGGTTAGAGTTGAGAGAGCTGTTAAAGAGCGTATTTCAGCAAGTGAATTAAGTTCTTTAATGCCTCAGGATATTGTAAATGCAAAACCAATATCTGCTTCTATAAAGGAATTTTTTTGTTCTAGTCAGTTATCACAATTTATGGATCAAAATAATCCTTTATCAGAAATTACTCATAAAAGACGTATTTCAGCGTTAGGACCTGGTGGTTTAACTAGAGAACGAGCTGGTTTTGAAGTTCGTGATGTTCATCCTACTCATTATGGTAGAGTTTGTCCTATAGAAACTCCTGAAGGGCCTAATATAGGATTAATTAATTCTCTTTCGGTTTATGCAAGGACAAATGAATATGGTTTTTTAGAAACACCATATCGTTTAGTTAAAAAAGGTTTATTAACTGATGAGATTCATTATTTATCTGCAATTGAAGAAGGGATGTATATTATAGCTCAAGCTAGTACTAATTTTGATCATTTTGGAAAATTTTTGGATGATTTTATTATTTGTCGTCATAAAGGGGAAGCGAGTTTATTTCATATTAAACAAATTCATTATATGGATGTTTCTACACAACAAATAGTTTCGGTTGGTGCTTCTCTTATTCCTTTTTTAGAACATGATGATGCTAATCGTGCATTAATGGGTGCTAATATGCAAAGACAAGCTATTCCTACTTTAATATCTGAAAAACCTTTAGTGGGTACGGGAATGGAACGTGTTGTTGCAGTTGATTCTGGTGTTACTATTATCGCTAAGAGAAGCGGTGTAGTTCAACATGTGGATGCAGATCGTATTGTTATTAAAGTAAATGAATGGGAAATTATTTCTGAAAATTATGGTATTGATATATATAATTTAATCAAATATGCTCGTTCTAATCAGAATACATGTATCAATCAGAGCCCATGTGTTTTTTTAGGTGATGTTATAAGTGCAGGTGATGTTTTAGCTGATGGATCAGCTACAGATTTAGGGGAATTAGCTTTAGGTCAGAATATGAGAGTTGCATTTATGCCATGGAATGGATATAACTTTGAAGATTCTATTTTAATATCTGAGCGTGTAGCTCAAAAAGATAGATTTACTACTATTCATATACAAGAACTATCTTGTATATCTAGAGATACAAAATTAGGACAAGAAGAAGTTACATCTGATATTCCTAATGTTGGTGAATCTGCTTTATCTAAATTAGACGAATCTGGAATAGTTTATATTGGTGCTGAAGTTAAGGGTGGTGATATTTTAGTCGGTAAAGTTACACCTAAAGGTGAAACACAATTGACTCCAGAAGAAAAATTATTAAGAGCAATTTTTGGTGAAAAAGCATCAGATGTTAAAGATTCATCACTAAGAGTTCCTAATGGTGTATTTGGAACTGTAATTGGTGTTCAAATCTTTACTAGAGATGGTGTTTCTAAAGATAAAAGAGCATTAGAGATTGAAAATATGGAATTGGATCAGGTTGAAAAGGATCTTAAATATGAGTTGAAAATTATTCAAAATGATTTATTTATTAGAATAAGAAAATTTTTATTGTCTTTGTATTTATGTAATATTGATGTTAATAAATTAAATAATGATAAATTATTTGATATTAAATTAGATAGTAAAAAAGATCAGACTATATTAGATGATTTTTATAAAAAATATAAGATATTAAATAATAATTTTTTAAAAA
Proteins encoded:
- the rplJ gene encoding 50S ribosomal protein L10, producing the protein MRLSIFDKKSIILEIKKIIDCSLSIVVADISGIKVNVMTYWRKLARENNIYLRVLRNNLLFRIVQGTKYECLKKKFIGPTIVAFSLKCPLDSIKLFKKFLDEEKKLKIKCLFYDDKYLPSKEIYSLSKFPSYNEAIILILFILKEISIFSFIKVLLNIYYVKNNNIN
- the secE gene encoding preprotein translocase subunit SecE: MNVKLGVKKKKRILEYIKWFSIFLLIFFLIIENYFFNVHIWYVRILFLLFTIFMLSLLFICTDKGKRAISFFYESKLEMYKVVWPTLKKTFYTTLIVLVVTLLLSLILWCLDTIFIYFVSFFTRLRF
- the rplK gene encoding 50S ribosomal protein L11; the protein is MVKKIKIFIKLQVPAGSATPAPPVGPSLGQHGINIMEFCNDFNNRTINIEKGVPIPVIITVYVDRSFTFIIKSPPVSVLIKKAINIKLGSSNCKNNKVGKITINQLEDIANIKRLDMTGSDINKLISSIKGTAISMGVDIEE
- the rplL gene encoding 50S ribosomal protein L7/L12; protein product: MSINQDQIIDAVSKMSVMDIMKLVSAMEKKFGVSSSSLVANKDTQLIKQVEVEEKTEFDIYLKDFGSNKISVIKAIRSTISLGLKEAKDLVESAPVLIKGSISKIEVDKIKDILEKAGAQIEIK
- the rplA gene encoding 50S ribosomal protein L1 encodes the protein MIIISKRRKYMLKDNFLKFKLHSFDKVIISIQKYQSLNFIESVDVSVNLGININKPDQHVSGMVVLPYGTGRNVKIIVFTKDIDNLLLKELSVDMIGMEDLVYKIKNGFKDFNLVIATPESMSMVGTLGSILGPKGLMPNPKLGTVTNNIVKAVKDAKSGQIRFCNDKNGIIHSMIGKVNFDVFKIKENLRIFLLSLIKFKPISFKGLYIKKITISSTMGLGYPIKYNDFLS
- the nusG gene encoding transcription termination/antitermination protein NusG — encoded protein: MLDNFKKRWYVVQVYSGFESRAVDALKKHIKMYKMENLFSKILVPTEEVVEIRGGHRRKSERRFFPGYVLVKMSMTNESWHLVKGVPRIMGFIGGTSDSPSPISDKEVILIFDKLKQIGDKPRPKVLFEIGELVRINDGPFIDFNGIVEKVDYDKSRLTVSVSIFGRSTPVELDFNKVEKDNYK
- the rpoB gene encoding DNA-directed RNA polymerase subunit beta, producing the protein MVYSYTEKKRIRKSFGKRPQVLNIPNLLSIQLDSFDKFIKQDLTGKYGLESSFRSIFPIKSYDNNVELQYITYSLGEPGFDVQECKIRGVTYSSPLRVKLRLLLYVFENSKKILKSDKEQEVYMGEIPLMTFNGTFIVNGTERVVVSQLHRSPGVFFDSDKGKTHSSGKVLYHARIIPYRGSWLDFEFDPKDNLFVRIDRRRKLPVTIILRAMGYSVEDILGIFFDSVIYKLNNNGTFRMELIPSRLRGEIVCFDVIVNNFLYVEKGRRISAKHINKLISDNIKYIDVPFDYLIGKVLIKNHYSFITGELILSANDKLTLNNLNKLKESNCFSIHTIFTNDLDHGSYISETIRIDPTIDNLTALLEIYRMMRPGEPPTRETAEILFENLFFSEERYDLSSVGRMKFNRSLRRNVVNGSSILDKSDIVDVIKKLIAIRNGKGEIDDIDHLGNRRVRSVGEMIENQFRIGLVRVERAVKERISASELSSLMPQDIVNAKPISASIKEFFCSSQLSQFMDQNNPLSEITHKRRISALGPGGLTRERAGFEVRDVHPTHYGRVCPIETPEGPNIGLINSLSVYARTNEYGFLETPYRLVKKGLLTDEIHYLSAIEEGMYIIAQASTNFDHFGKFLDDFIICRHKGEASLFHIKQIHYMDVSTQQIVSVGASLIPFLEHDDANRALMGANMQRQAIPTLISEKPLVGTGMERVVAVDSGVTIIAKRSGVVQHVDADRIVIKVNEWEIISENYGIDIYNLIKYARSNQNTCINQSPCVFLGDVISAGDVLADGSATDLGELALGQNMRVAFMPWNGYNFEDSILISERVAQKDRFTTIHIQELSCISRDTKLGQEEVTSDIPNVGESALSKLDESGIVYIGAEVKGGDILVGKVTPKGETQLTPEEKLLRAIFGEKASDVKDSSLRVPNGVFGTVIGVQIFTRDGVSKDKRALEIENMELDQVEKDLKYELKIIQNDLFIRIRKFLLSLYLCNIDVNKLNNDKLFDIKLDSKKDQTILDDFYKKYKILNNNFLKKFDDKKRKVVQGDELPPGILKIVKVYLAIRRHIQLGDKMAGRHGNKGVISKINPIEDMPYDENGVPVDIVLNPLGVPSRMNIGQILETHLGMAAKGIGEKIDLMLKNSVNVSNIRKFIKKIYGLGGFKYQNFDFDSFTEKEILDLALNLKDGFPVSSPVFDGADEEEIKKMLSLGGFPSSGQIVLFDGRTGEKFEQSVTVGYMYMMKLNHLVDDKVHARSTGSYSLVTQQPLGGKAQFGGQRFGEMEVWALEAYGAAYTLQEMLTVKSDDVIGRTKMYKNIVDGNHQMEPGMPESFNVLLKEIRSLGINIELEEE